CCAGTGAGGGGTTAAGCTAGAGCCACCGGGGGCTGGATTGGCacgctgggtgctgagcacttctgaaaatctggccctgagtgtgTGCCGAGCCCTGGGCAGCCTCCCTTTCTGGCACAGGTACTCCAGCACAGGTGGCGCTGCTCACAGTTTCTGCTTTCTGGTTTGTACGTTTGATGGCTCCCGCAAGGTTTTATACACATGTCCTAGGTGGAACACAAGCTTCCCCCCTGCTTAGGACATGAACGCTCTGCCTCCATCCCCCCATCTCAGGAGCTTGTCCCTCGTGCGAGCACAATCCCCATCATCCTCCCCCCCCTTATGTACACACCTGGGGTGCAGTCTGGTGGGCAGTGCTTCACCTGTACCATACCATATTGGCCTGGGTGGCTCATGGGTCCAGGTCTGTCTGCTAACCTCAGTGTGTTTCCATCTCAGCTCTTTGATTTCTCCCCTGCGCTGTTTAGGAATTGGGGAGTGAGTTGGTGGCTGGGCCCAAGCCTGACCCATTGGGAAATTGCGCCCGGTCTGTGGCATCTGGGATGCTGGTGCATGCCTTGAGTTGGCTCTGTAATGAATCCCTTTACATCCTTTCCTCTCAGCCCTACGCCATCAACGGACGGATCAGCCCGCAGAGCAATGTAGACTTCGACTGCTGCCTGAGGCAGAGGTAGGAGAGCCTGGCTCGGGtgttgggagggagagggggctgggccAAGGGGATCTAATGACCCAGATGCCCTCTGGCCACAGGGGCGGCGCTCTCTGACACCGACGGGGACCCAGCCCCAGCAGGCGTCTGCAAAGATCTAGGTCCCAGTTGCTTGGGAAGTGGGGCAGGGTTGGAGGAGGGTGCAAATCGGCAGAGTGTActtttcctcccctcttccccacacctccccccccccccccgtctgtgGAGCCATAGCTTCCTTCTGCATggaaaagagggggtggggagtgagagTAGCTAGGCAACATGCCCTCTCTTGTGGCCTGGAGCAGTTACCACTGCTCTCTGCTGCTACTTGCAGCCCAGCCCTACTCTGCAGGGTGCAACCCCCTGCCCAGGGTCAGAAGAGTTGAGGGAGGGACAGGCAAGGAAACCCCACGGTGCACCCCACCAGATGCATGCAGATTCCCACAGGCTGACTCAGGCCCCAGGGCATTGGTAGAGGCGGGGTCTGTGGGGGCTGAGGAGCTATGGGGACCAGTAACAGGATCAGCAGCTGTTTACCCCCAGTTGGCAGTTTGAATCCCGCCCAGGCTCAGAACATGCAGTCGTTGGCACTAGCAGGTGCAGTTTCTGCTGCAGGATGGTGCGGTGGATCTTCCCCAAGGGCCGTGGCTGCGTCTCACCTCAATGGTGGGTAGTAttgctcagcagagaggccacagcaagACGGGCCATGCAAACCGAACTCCCATAGAGGGTAGCGCACCTAGGCAGGGTTGGGGTTTGCCCTGCGTCTGCCCGATGCTCggtcctggggactgtcagtccaGGGCCTTCTACCAGCTTAGACTGAGCCattcccctgctccacccccagtcTGTTGTGCAGCTGGGTCTCCACCCCCAAAGGGAAAGCTGCTTCCTTGGGTGGGCCCACTGCACCCCCACATTTCACAGGGCACGGCCTTGGCCTGTCATAGGCAGCATGCAGCACCTTGGCTGGTTTTGTCCTCGTGCCTTTGAGTCTGCTCCAGCCATTCATTGACTGAGGGACTGAAAACATTACCCACAGTACTCCTCTCCCAGTGTTCATCCAGCCACCACACCACAGCTGGTGCACTCTGGGGGCGACCCTAGTCCTGGGCAAGAACCCCAGACAGGATCTCTGAGGGAGGCTGGATCCCCGGGGCTGCCTCTGTCCTAGCCCCCTTTGTAGGGGAGAGGCTGCCTCTGAACCCCAGAGTCCGAGAGCCCTCAGCACCTTGGGGGCCTGTGGCCATGTGGCGGGAATGACACGTTTGCCAAAtgtttggtctctctctttggcaGAAATCCGGCCTGGGGCCTTCGGGACACggctctgctgcagcagctggccGAGGCCAACGGGCTGTGTCTGGAGAGGATGGTGGGTGCCCAGATCTGCACTGCACTGGATTCCCATATACCAAGCGCATGCCTGTCTTGGAGCCTGAATGAGAGCCCAACAGGGGCCTGGGATCCCACATACAGGGGGATATTGTCCACCCTGCAAAGCACACCGTCAGAGCACGATTGTCCATGCTTCAaagctctggcagagctgggcagatcGGGCCCTGCTTTACAGCTTGCCCTAAGGTGGCACTTCTAACACTGGGAACAGGCCCGGCTCCTGGGACGGGATTAGAGCCCAGGACCAGAGCCCAGGACCAGGCAGCACTGCAATAGGCGCGCCACCGGCACTGGTGTCTGCAGATAGTTCCTTCCAACAGCCAGTTGTGTTCTCTGGCCCCTCACTTCATAGCTGTGTGGGGGAAGCACCATTCCTTCTCTGCAGCAGAAGCCTGAGTCCGTTCCCTTTTGGGCCCTGGGGTGCAAGGAAATTATATGAACCAGGTCCACCCGCAGTGCTCCCCCTCCGCGATAGCAGAATCTGGTTGGTGATGGCCGATGGAGGGCTGGCCTCTCTCCAGGGCATTTGTGGGTGTAGCAGAGGTCTGGTTTGATTTGATCATAGGAGAGGCTAGGGCCAGAGCAACTGTGAGCTCCCCCCACATCCAATGTGCCCACATCATTTCCTGCAGCGTCTCCTGCTGGAGAGGTTGGGGCTGgcatagctgggagctccccctgcACTTCCTCCAGCACGTCCTgctggagaggctggggctggagtcttcccctttccctctcccaagCGTTGATGGCCTTTGGCGCTCTGGGGCTTGTACACAGCGagctggagccaggctgcctgGCAAACAGGCCTCTTGGTGCTGCCGCAGAGCTCTAACTCTGGCTTTGTGCCTCTAGGTGGACATGCCCGCGAACAACAAGTGTCTCATTTTCCGCAAGCAGTGACCTGCGGCGCCCGCCCCAGGGGCCAGCTGCCTGCTGAACTGCACCCCGCGGCTTTTCAGTGTCCATAGCACTCTGTGGGTCTTTTCGTGGAGCCGCTCTGCCGGAGATGCACCGCCGGGATTGATACTGACTGACTTTAGGTGGATGTTGCTGCTAATGTGTGGTGGAGGGCTGTATTGTATGTAGCTCGTGTTCCTGCTCCCCAAAGCCTCCAAGGATGAGGCCACAAAACCAGGGTCTCTATTGCAAGCCCACCTGCGCTGCTTGCTTCTACCTACCTGAGCTGATCAGGTCTTGGCAGCCTACGGTGGCCTATTGTCATGTCCCAAGGGGTGAGGGGACCGGGTGAGGAATAAGCCACCTAAGTGGATACACAGCTTGGGTCACCTCTTCCACTGGAATGTAGCCTCTGCAGTCGAGCTGGGTCTACCTGTCTCTCTTGAGGACTGTTCCACAGCCCCCATGGGCTTCAGCTTCGTTTTAGTTACACTTCTGTAGCTCTTTATTTTTCTCTGCTCAAACTGAATGTTCTCTGAGCTCGAAAACTAGCAGTGCCATTTGGCTACCTACTACTTGGTATCaggagctgagcacccacagctcctattgacttgagCAGGTGCAAGAGCCTCTGACCCCACACCAGCTTATTTAGGGGGCTCACCTCAGGTACGCTAGTCCTGACAGACTGGCCTGAGGAGCTGTCGTGCCTAGTCATGTGTGGAAGGGAAGCATGAAACAACCCGCAGGCCGGCTTGCTGGCCAGTCTGAATGCCTTCCACGTTACCCCGCTTTGTGAGCAATCCCAGGCTAGGCTGCCAAGGAGGTAATGTGAACGAGTGGAAGTTAGGGGTGGAAGTTTTCCAAAGTTTTCCAAAGTGCCTATGTGATTTAGGGGTATAGGTCCTCTCACTCTTTGAAGGGAAtttggctcctaaatcacatGGGCACTGGAGACTGAAGCTAGctactgtactttaaaaaaaaaaaattcctgcatGGTGGCTATAGACGGTGAGGGGCTCCCTCTAGCGGCATGAGTGTGGCACGGCATTGATTTGGGTTTCAGGTGGAGAGGACCAGTTCCTCCAAGGAGTCTGCTGCACCGGATCATGTGGCCTTTGGCACAATAAAGAAGTTGCTTTTGCTGGTATCTGCGTGAGGTTGGTTAGAGTGTGTTTCTGCAGCCCAGGTCTAACGTGGGGCTTTGTTTTCCAAGAGGGGGGGCACGTCCCCTAGCTgcagccaccctcccccctcctcccccatgccagGGCAAGCGTTCAGGCACTGTAGCCCCCCAGGGCTGGCAAAGCATTTGACTCAATCAGCCTGATCCCCAGCCAACCCGAGGCTTACTCAGGGTCCCTGGGGTGGGAGAGCGGGGGCATTGTGGCTGCTCAGCAGGGAGTCTTCACCATTGGCTGTTGCTGTCCacaggcggctccaggccccagcacgccaagcgcgtgcttggggcggcaagccacggggggcactctgccggcaccgcgagggcggcaggcaggttgccttcggtggcttgcctgcggagggtccgctggtcccgtggctttggaggacctcccacaggcacgcctgtgggaggtccactgaagccacacgaccagcggaccctccgcagggaagtctgctgaagccacgggaccagcagaccctcagcaggcaagccgccgaaaggAGCCTGTCTGCcgtgccctgcaccccaacccccttccctgagctgcctgccgcatcctgcacccaaccccctgccctgaaccccctgccgcaccccgtactcctcctgcaccccaacccactgccctgagccccctgccacacccctcctgtaccctgatctcctgccctgaccccctgctgcaccccaacccactgccctgagccccctgctgcacccctcattcctgccccccacaccccaactccctgccctgaacccctgccacactccgcacccctcctgcaccccctgggggcagggagggggtggagttggggtgtggaTTTCGGAGGAgaagttggaatgggggcagggaagaggtggggcaggggtgaagcctcatggaaggggtggagtggcagcAAGGGGGAGATttcagtaatgtggcccttgggccaatgtactagtcctcctgtggccctcgtggtcatttgagtttgagatccctggccTAGAGCAATCCTTCCCTCTGGCCTGATCATTGAAAGGACACTACTCCTTGAAGAGGCAGGAAAAGGGGGAGGGTGATCTGCCTCTCTCCCCGCAATAAGGCTAGGCCCCAGTGAATTACACTTTGGAGCAGTACCatggggctggagtagctggCCTCGTGGAGCTTACACCATAGCAACCAGGGACTGGACTGGTCTGGCCCATGCCATAAAAATCCAAGCACCCTTGGCGGGGAGCAGGCTTGCTCCTTTCTATTCCCCCCACCTTCCCACAGGCTCCTGGAGAGCTCCACAGCTGCTGGGCTCTGGGCAAAACCAACACTCACAGTTTAGGGGGGGATTGGGAGGGTGCTGATTTTTAATCCCTCGCTCTCTCGTGctccagggagccctgagcctttctcccaggggttggTTTCTGGTTGAGTGGGCCCAGGGGGACGTACTTGCCAGCCTCCCCTCACTGCAGCAAGCAAGTGCTCCCTGCCCAAGCCAGGACTCAATGTCCTCACACTGCCTGGCACCATGCACACAAGGGATGTTGGGCCTGCACACCCCCAGCCCTAGGCTAGCTCGGCTTGAGTGCCCCCTACTGGCACCTTTGCAATGGGTGACCTAGATGCCACTGTCTGGCCTGTAGTGAGCACTCCCAGCCCAGGGGGCTGGCAGATTCCAGCTTCAGGCACCTGCCTAGGCCAGGTGAGCTCCAGGGGCAGGGCCCGCCCCACATAGCACAAGTTTAGGTTACTTTggcccctcaggcagggctgcaaggggaggggcaggcagcggGAGCGCATCAGCAAAGGGCTTTCTGCACTTGCAGCCCTGGGGCTTTCTTTAGCACTGGGAgctccccttccagccccctcaGGCCAGAGAGGAGCTCCCCTGCCTAGGAGCAAGCCAGAGCCTGCATGGCCTCCCTCTGGTTGTTCTGTAGTgtgctgctgcccagcaggagggcaGAGCGCAGGGCAagacccacccctgcccctggcaGTTCACCCAGGGCTAAGTTTAGCCCCCACCATGGTCCTGAGCCTTCCCCCACAGAAGCCAAGGGGGGATTTGATGATTTAGCCTAGTCCAAGTGCAGTGCCCATTCCAGACTCTGATGACTGAGCATGGGAGAGTCAGCAATCACCTCCCCGCCAGGTCACGCTTTTATTGGTATAGTCTGGCCTCAAAACGGTACATGGGGCAGGATATGTGGACAGATAAATTACAGTTAGACAGACAGAGGTAGGTCTGGGTAGAATCAGGCTCGTCACCACCACAGCCCAGGAAGTAAATCATCCCGTTACATGCAGAAATACCGGGCTGTGGAGGTGGCCATGGAGTTCTGGGTGGGAGCGTCTCCACTCTGACCCCAAGGGAggagggtttggggagcaggcagcTCCCCCAGGAATTGCCCCCTGGGTGGCTCAAAGCCATGACTGGCTCGAGAGGGGATGGCAGGGATTGTCTATTTAGCCTGGTGGCTCTCACACTTTTGTGCcgctgacccctttcacatagcaaacctctgagtgcgacccccccttataaattaaaaacacttctttatatatttaacaccattataaatgctggatgcaaagtgggatTCGGGATGCTGGacaacagcttgtgaccccccatataatctcacaacccccagtttgagaaccccgattTAGCCCGACTCTCCCCTTCCTTAGGCTGCACCTCTAGTCCTGGAACCTGTTGAGGAGCTCGCAGGTTTTCTTCTCAATCAGCTCATAGATCTTCTTCACGCGCTTGTCGTTGGCAGCTCGGACGTAGCTATTGGGGTCCAGCACGGCCATGCCATCATGCACCTCCCCCATGATAATAAGGGGTCCATCCTCCGTGGTCATGTTGGGGCAGGGGCAACTCCAGTCCATGTCGCTCAAGGTGACCTCCAGGTACTTGATGTTGAAGAACTTGAGGCCCATCTTCTCATCCTTGAGTATGTCCTCGAGGGCGAAACGGGCGATGCCCGAGTCCTGGTCCTCTATGATCTCCATGAGCCGGCCCACAATGGCAAAATCACTGCGGCACAGGCTCAGTACCATCTTGCTCTTGAGCCGACAGGCCTTGCACTGcagggtcttggggaaggggcaggcatcCTCACAGGTCTCCTTGCTCTCGAAGTTGTTGTCATTGCCCTCGCAGCCACCATAGATGAAGGAGTGGCACTGCTTCATCAGGTGGTTGTAGGCCCAGCGGGCCTCCCAGTTCTTGCAGGGTCCCTGCACCATGGGCAGGGTGCACATGTTGACGGCGCTGCTGACACAGGCCGAGCGGCATGCCTCGTAGGTCTCAAAGTGGTTCTGGTTGGCACCACAGCCGCCATAGCGGAAGGTGGCGCATGACCCCTTCTTGGGGTCAAAATGCCAGCGCATCTGCTGAGCCTCGCATTCCCTCTTGTCGGGCTCCTTCAGGCACTCGGTGGCTGGGACCTGCTGGGTGCTGggtgccctgggctcccccccggaAGGCTCTCTCTTGATGATGGAGAGGGGGAAGTCAGCCCGGAGAAGGCCGGCGGAGTTCCTGGCTGTGCAGGTGTAGATGCCGGTGTCTTCCAGCTGGGCATTGTAGATGACCAGCTGGCCAATATTCGTGACCACCACATTGCCATACATCTGGTCAGGCCGCATGATGAAGTTCTCTTGATGGTCGCTCTGCTTCTCCCAGGTGATGTCTGGCCGGGGCCGCCCGCTCACGTCGCAATGGAAGCTGACGGTGCCACCCACGTAGACTGACTGGTGGAAGGGGTTGTTGtagagggctggggggatgggcacctcagcagcagccccaggcGTGGGGTGAACCGTGGTCTCCAGCGGCACCGGGCTGGTGTTCGGCCAAGTGAAGATGTACTTGCATGGCACCACACTCAGGCTGATGCCCCGGATACAGGCCTCCGCATCCATGTAGCACTTGTTGTAATATGTGAGCCCATCTGAGGCGCATGTGAAGTTGGGCTCCTTCTCACACCTGTCCTTGCACTTGCAGATGGGCTGCCCGTCCCAGATGTCGCAGTCTGAGCCCTGCTGGGTGCACACAAAGCTCTCACACGAGGCCTCCTGTGCCAGCTCCGGGGATGAGACACTATCGGCATAACGGGCAGCCACGCAGCTCCGCAGGCCACAGACATTGGTGCAGCACTTCTCAAAGCCTTCACAGTCCTGCAGGAAAGCAATCAGCAGCAGGCTTAAAACCAGCATCCTCACTGCCATTAATACCTCACATTTATACCCTTACATTAGCTGTCTATCAACCACTTCCACCCACAactggaatgcagccacctctggggcagcacGTTGGCAGctatttaacagcacacagcaatatTACGCTACAAAGATTCTGCATCCACTGGAAACTGCAGGGGGATTTAGGAATGGAATTTCAGCAGGACACATCCCTGCTTCTTAAGGAAAGGCCCAGAGGAACATCGCAGGCCCTGAGCCTTGCATTTCATGGGGCCACTGGAAGATCAAGGCactgaaggagcactcaaggaagacaaggccattgcagagaatgAT
This sequence is a window from Gopherus evgoodei ecotype Sinaloan lineage chromosome 10, rGopEvg1_v1.p, whole genome shotgun sequence. Protein-coding genes within it:
- the WFIKKN1 gene encoding WAP, Kazal, immunoglobulin, Kunitz and NTR domain-containing protein 1; translated protein: MPSWCFGRRGLKRKKGELQLREAGQPDPMLATLLLSLLPVLAESASLQPIRMSHLGVCPNQLNPNLWVDAQSTCERECHTDQDCEGFEKCCTNVCGLRSCVAARYADSVSSPELAQEASCESFVCTQQGSDCDIWDGQPICKCKDRCEKEPNFTCASDGLTYYNKCYMDAEACIRGISLSVVPCKYIFTWPNTSPVPLETTVHPTPGAAAEVPIPPALYNNPFHQSVYVGGTVSFHCDVSGRPRPDITWEKQSDHQENFIMRPDQMYGNVVVTNIGQLVIYNAQLEDTGIYTCTARNSAGLLRADFPLSIIKREPSGGEPRAPSTQQVPATECLKEPDKRECEAQQMRWHFDPKKGSCATFRYGGCGANQNHFETYEACRSACVSSAVNMCTLPMVQGPCKNWEARWAYNHLMKQCHSFIYGGCEGNDNNFESKETCEDACPFPKTLQCKACRLKSKMVLSLCRSDFAIVGRLMEIIEDQDSGIARFALEDILKDEKMGLKFFNIKYLEVTLSDMDWSCPCPNMTTEDGPLIIMGEVHDGMAVLDPNSYVRAANDKRVKKIYELIEKKTCELLNRFQD